The following nucleotide sequence is from Pseudarthrobacter psychrotolerans.
GGATCTTGCCCGGCTCCTCCTCGCTCATGGGATCCACGACGCTGCCCTGGCGGTCCGACAGCGTCTGTAGAGTGCCCAGGGCCAGTGACGGGTCCACCGGCATCGCCATTACAGACGCCCACAACGAGTCTCGGCCAAACAGGGTCATGAACCAGGGCGCCCCGGCGGCGACCACCACCCGGTCCGGATGGTCCGGTCCTCGATGCGGAGGGCGCCCAGATCGTCGTAACTGCGGCGCAGGGTCCGTTCGATCGAGGGGTTTCCCATGTGCAGCACCGGGATCTTGGCCACCCATTCTTGTCGGCGCCGGTCCCGGGGGACAACCCGTCGGCGTCAGAATGGACGAATGCCGCCGCCGGACGGGTTCCCTCTGCGCTGGACACCACGGTCATGACGGTGCTCCAGTGGCCGTGCGGCGGGACGGACACGTGGTAGGTGAGGGCCTCCGGCGTAATGTCCGCTCCGGGGGCCTCGATCGTGACGCCCTTCCCGACGTCCTGCCAGGAAGCCCGGATGGCCAGCGTCTCGCCGTCGGCCTGACGGGTTTCGTCCCAGCGCCGCTGGATCCGTGCCTCTTTCACCTCGAAGACGTCCGCGAAGTCCGCCTCAATGCTCAGGGTCATCACGCATTCGGCCAGCGCCGGGGAATAGTTACTGACGGTAATCTGCTCCTGGATTCCGGCTCCTAGTTCGCGCAGCCGCTCGACGATCAGAGCGCTGTCCGCATACCCGTCGGAGCGGGGAACGCGGCCGACGAACAGTGCCCGGTACGGCGCCTTCGTCTCCGCCGCCAGCGGCTCAAGTGGCTGGCCATCAACGGTGAGCCTCCAGCCAGACAGGATGCGCGTGTCTTGGACAAAGAGACCGTGAGGATGTTCGGAGTGCATATCCCCGTTCGGCAAGGAGATGCAGAACGATGATCCCTCCACCAAAGTGACCGCCCCGGCCGCCGTATCAGCATTCCACCCAGCCATCCCGGCCCCCTAAACAAACCGACGCCGCCTAGCCTGACCCTGTGGGGCGCTGACGTCGCTGCCAATTCTTCAATCGACGCTACTCTTGCTTTCTCCCCTGAGCCAGAGGTTGGACACTTGAGGCCAGCGCCCAATGGAAGCACATTCGAGCAAAAAGAGCCTGGACTTCGCCCTGCACTACCCCCAGCGTCGCGATCATCGCAATGGCGCTCTGCGGCGTTCAGGTCACAGCCGGTACGCAGGCCGCCTTCTTCGCAGAATTGCTCCCCACGAGCATGCGCTACACCGTGTCAGCTCTCGGCATGACGCGGGCGGGCCTGTTCTTCGGCGTCCCCATCGCGTTCATCGCCGCATGGATCTTCCAGAACACTGCAAACGGCACCGAGGCACTGACGGCAATCGCCAGTCTTGCACTTCCACCAGCCCGGGTCCTTACTAGTGGGAGGAGGCGAAGCCTCCCGAGCCTGCCACCAACAGCTCGTGTGGCTTGGAGGCTTAACCAACGGCTATCGGAGGACGAAACACTATGTTCGCTCGCGTCAGCACGTACCGGCCTGCTCCTGACAGCACGGGAGCCCCTTCAGAAGAAACCGTCAGTCAGGTGCTTGGGCTGCCAGGATGCCGGGGGATCTATTACCTGCTGGGAAAAGAAAACACGTCGCTCTCGATTGAGTATTTGAGGCCCTGAGCGCCACCCATTCGTGCGGTTGAGCGCCGGGGATCGTGCCAGAGAGCGCCAGCAGTCGCGTGGCTTGGCGCCGCTGACGCTCTCTGGCGCAGGATTAGGCGCTCACGAGTGCTGCGTGTTCGCGCATGTTGTAGTTGCCGGTCTCGACCCAGATCGTGTTGTGGATGATCCGGTCCATGATCGCGTCCGCATGGACGCCGGAGCCGAGCCGCTGGTGCCAGTCCTTCTGCAAATACTGGGTGCAGAACACTGTTGAGGTCTCGCCGTAGCGGCGCTCCATCAGTTCCAGCAGCATGCCTCGCATCGGTTCCGTGGGTCGGTCCAGGAGCCACTCGTCGATGACCAGCAGCGTGAATGCCGCATACTTTCGCAGGAATTTACCGGAACCGCCGGGCCTGTCTTGCGCGGCGACCCATTCTTCCTCGAGGTCTGGCATACGGACGTAATGTGCGCGGATTCGGTGCTCGCAGGCGCGTTTGGCGACCGCGCATCCCAGATACGACTTCCCCGACCCGGTGAACCCCTGCAAGACGACGTTCTGCTGCCTGCCCACGAACGAGCAGGTGCCCAGCTGGGTCAGCAGCTGCCGGTCAAGACCGCGCTCGTCGAGAAGATCGATGCGGCGCAAATCCGCGTTCGGATAACGCAGTCCTGCCCGCCGGATCAAGCCGGTCACCTTGGAATGCGTAAACGACGAATAGGCGTCATCGACGACCAGCCGGACACGATCCTCGAACGGCAAGCTGATACTCAGCCTCTCGTCTTGGGTATCGATGGCCTCCAGCAACTCGCCCGCGTTCATCTCGCGCAGCTTGCGTTTGGTCTCCGCATCCAGGCGGCTCATCGAGCCCCTCCGGCGTAGTAGGCGCCGCCCCGCACGTATCCGCCATCGTCTCCCTCCGGCTCATCAGGGACGATCCCGGTTTTGTCCTGCCCGGTATCCAGGATCGGCCGCAGGTGGGCGTAGCGGGGCGATCGTATCGGCCCCCGCAGCGCGAGCTGGCTGGCCGCTTCCACCCGGGCCGGGGAGAACCGGCGGGACAGGCGCAGCACCGCCAGCGCGGGGTCGTAGCCGGCCTCCTCGACGGGCACGGACTCGAAGATCTTGCTGATCACCGTCACGGTTGCCGGGCCCATCCGTAACGCCCATTCATCGATCCGGGCCCGGTCCCACGCCTGCCAGCTGCGACCCTCCGGAAGGTCCGCCTCGTTCGTCTGATGCTGGTTCGCCGTCGTCGCTGGCAGCAGCAGGTGGCTGGTGAGGCGCTCATCGCTGCGATATATCTCCAGCATGGTCTCCGTGACACGAAGATCAACATTCGAGCCGATGTGGGCGAACGGCACGGAGTAAAAGTTCTTCGCCCAGACCACGTGGCCGTTGCGCCCAACTTTGCGCCCATAGGTCCAGGTGCTGATCTCGAACGCCACCGCCGGCAGCGGTTGCAACACCGGCTTCTCCTCGGCGGTGAACACGCTCAGCCGGGAGCCCTCCCGCTTCTGGAACGGCTGCCTGTTATAGGCATCGATCTGCTCCCGAATCCGTCTCCGCAACTGCGCCAGGCTCGTGAACACCTCTTTCCTCAACCCGGCGATCACCCAGGTTGCGACGTGCGAGACAGTGTTTTCCACGCTCGCCTTGTCCTTCGGGTGCCTCACTCGGCCCGGTAGTACCGCCGCTGAATAATGCGCCGCCATCTCCCGATACGCGTCGTTGAGCACGACCTCGCCCTCGCGCGGATGAGAGATCACCCCGGTCTTGAGATTGTCGGGCACGAGCCGCGGGACCGTGCCGCCGAAGAACGCGAACATCTCCGCATGCGCGCGCAGCCACGAATCCTGCCGCATATCCAGGCACGCCTCCACGAACGCATACCTGCTGAACGGCAGACACGCGACGAACAAATACACCTTCGAGACCTCTCCCGTTGCCGGATCGACCAGCTGCATCGTCGGCCCAGACCAGTCGACCTCGATGCTGCGGCCGGCCTTGTGGCCGACCCGGGACGAGGCGCCAGTGACCATCGCGTGATCGCCATAAAGCCTGCAGAACCGGTCATAACTCATCGCCGCTTGCCCCGCCCGACCGGATCCGTCGACATACTCCTGGTGCAGCAGCTTCAACGTCACCCCAACCCTGGCCAGCTCCCCGTGCACCTGGCCCCAGTCCGGCTGCATAAACACGCTCTCGCGCACCCCGCGGCCGGGAAATAGCGCCAGATAAACCTCACCATCAGACAAATCAGCAACGTCATCCCAGCCGAGCCCTGCCCGATCAGCAGCCGCGATCACCGCCTGAACGCTGTGCCGAGACATGCCCTGAGCAGACGAGATAGCCCTGCCCGATAGGCCTTGATTGCGAAACTGCAAAACCAGTTTCGCCTTGATCTTCCGTACCATTGCCGGTAATCCTTCCACCACGTGGCCCTCACGTGGTGGAAGGAGCCTTACAGATGGCGCTCACCCACACCGACACTGGCGCTCACCCACGCCAATCGGGATTCCGACCACGGCGCTCACCCGCACTACCTCTGGACCCCTGAAGGCCAATATTCACTCGATAACTCTTTGGGATGACGAGGACGCGCTTGCAGGCAGCCGCCAGGTTGCGGATCGTATCCGTTCCGAGACCAGCGCCGAGCAACACATGGAGGTCCTTGGGGTGGACGAATTTGATGTGCTCACCCAGCACCTGACGGATTGAGCGTCCAGAACCTGTTCTGAGGGGCGCTTCGCTCCGCCGTGGGGACGGAAAATTCTCATGTCAGGGCCCATGGGAAGCGCCTGTCTGCAAACTGGAGCAAAATCGGGATCCTTGTTCTTGCCCTTCAGACAGCCATTGGACTGTTTGTCGCGGACGGCAGCTTCCGAGATGAGATTCGGAGCATTATTGAGAAGGATACCGTGGACCCGCAGAGGTCTCGCTGGCTCGATTTGATCCCAAGCCATGGCCAGCCTGTGGACCGCTCGAAGTATTCCGTTTCCCATGTCGTAATAGCCAACTCCCAACGTTCGGGGACGGACTGGCTGCCGTTTTTCAGCAAACTGAACCTCATGCAGAACGGGCAGCAGCTGCTAAACCTCGGATTCAGCGTGTCGGTTTCCAGGGTCGATGTAGCGTAAGCAAAAGCGCCGTGGGTTAGCTACGGGGGGCTGGCTGCCAGGCGGCGAGCTCCTGCAGTTCCTGGCAGGCCTTTGACCCGACCCGATTATGCCGACCCGACCGGCCCCCACACCCCTCAACTCCGGGCAGGAACCCAGCTGCGTCGGCATAATCCGGAAGTCACCATAAAACTATGCGACCCATAAGCACCAGAATGTGAAAGACTGGCTGGCCGAAAACCCGCGCGTGAGCCTGCATTTCACCCCGACCAGCTGTTCCTGGCTGAACATGGTGGAGATCTTCTTCGGGGTCATCACCCGCCAGTGCCTCAAACGCGGGGCATTCAGCTCGGCGAAGGAGCTGGAGGAAATCATGGAACGCTACATCGAGAACTACAACCAGGACGCCAAACCATTCACCTGGACCAAGTCAGCGGAGTATCTCCTGGGCAAGATGAAACGCAAACAAACCATTTACACGGAACACTAGCAAATGGAATCTAAGATCGGCCGCTCGATCCTTTGGTACTGATTTGGTACCATGTAGTCATGGCTATGAATTTGCGTGTCCCCGAAGATCTGGATCGTCGTTTGGACCAGCTCGCGGCCGAGGAACACACCTCGAAATCGGCGTTGCTGCTTCAGGGTGCGGAGCTGGTGCTGCAGCGTCACCGGCGCAGTCGCGAGATCGGCGAGGGTCTGGATTTCGTGATGAGCCATGACGCTGCACTCTTAACGCGCCTTGAGGATGCGTGACCGCGTACCTCAAGATTGAGGACGCGTTGCAGGTCGTTGACCGGTACGGGTTCCATATCCGCGATATCGGACTCCTGGCCTCGGCTTTGGCCCGGCCGGCAACGACGGTGGTAGGTGTGGAAGCCTATCCACAGTTACCGAGGAAGGCGGGGGCCTTGATGGAGTCGGTGGCGCGTTTCCATCCGTTGATCGACGGCAACAAGCGTTCCGCGTGGACGCTCATGGTTTTGATGCTCTGGATCAACGGCTGCCGGCATGACTTCAGCACTGATGAGGCGTTCGATCTCGTCGTGGGAGTGGCAGCCGGCGACGTCTCGTTGGAGGACAGCGCGGGGATGATTGCCTCGCACCTCATAAAACGATAACCACGTAATTCTGTGGCCGAGTTAATGATGCTGGGATCACGTACCGGACTGCCGCGCGCCTTCGCTATAGTAGCGACCGGTCCTGGTGCGGAACCGCTTGGCCGTAAGCCGCCTTGGCCTGGTCATATGCGTGTCTGCCGAGCACCTCTTGAGGTGGGTGAAGGAGGCGTCGCCGCCATGAGGTTCTTCTTTGTTGGGTGGGCCTCCCGGCGAGTGCATGTTCCATCCCTGC
It contains:
- the istA gene encoding IS21 family transposase gives rise to the protein MVRKIKAKLVLQFRNQGLSGRAISSAQGMSRHSVQAVIAAADRAGLGWDDVADLSDGEVYLALFPGRGVRESVFMQPDWGQVHGELARVGVTLKLLHQEYVDGSGRAGQAAMSYDRFCRLYGDHAMVTGASSRVGHKAGRSIEVDWSGPTMQLVDPATGEVSKVYLFVACLPFSRYAFVEACLDMRQDSWLRAHAEMFAFFGGTVPRLVPDNLKTGVISHPREGEVVLNDAYREMAAHYSAAVLPGRVRHPKDKASVENTVSHVATWVIAGLRKEVFTSLAQLRRRIREQIDAYNRQPFQKREGSRLSVFTAEEKPVLQPLPAVAFEISTWTYGRKVGRNGHVVWAKNFYSVPFAHIGSNVDLRVTETMLEIYRSDERLTSHLLLPATTANQHQTNEADLPEGRSWQAWDRARIDEWALRMGPATVTVISKIFESVPVEEAGYDPALAVLRLSRRFSPARVEAASQLALRGPIRSPRYAHLRPILDTGQDKTGIVPDEPEGDDGGYVRGGAYYAGGAR
- a CDS encoding Fic family protein encodes the protein MTAYLKIEDALQVVDRYGFHIRDIGLLASALARPATTVVGVEAYPQLPRKAGALMESVARFHPLIDGNKRSAWTLMVLMLWINGCRHDFSTDEAFDLVVGVAAGDVSLEDSAGMIASHLIKR
- a CDS encoding transposase translates to MKDWLAENPRVSLHFTPTSCSWLNMVEIFFGVITRQCLKRGAFSSAKELEEIMERYIENYNQDAKPFTWTKSAEYLLGKMKRKQTIYTEH
- a CDS encoding ATP-binding protein — encoded protein: MSRLDAETKRKLREMNAGELLEAIDTQDERLSISLPFEDRVRLVVDDAYSSFTHSKVTGLIRRAGLRYPNADLRRIDLLDERGLDRQLLTQLGTCSFVGRQQNVVLQGFTGSGKSYLGCAVAKRACEHRIRAHYVRMPDLEEEWVAAQDRPGGSGKFLRKYAAFTLLVIDEWLLDRPTEPMRGMLLELMERRYGETSTVFCTQYLQKDWHQRLGSGVHADAIMDRIIHNTIWVETGNYNMREHAALVSA
- a CDS encoding ribbon-helix-helix protein, CopG family; amino-acid sequence: MAMNLRVPEDLDRRLDQLAAEEHTSKSALLLQGAELVLQRHRRSREIGEGLDFVMSHDAALLTRLEDA